From Alosa sapidissima isolate fAloSap1 chromosome 2, fAloSap1.pri, whole genome shotgun sequence, one genomic window encodes:
- the LOC121700756 gene encoding uncharacterized protein LOC121700756 isoform X1 — protein sequence MDFMLALTLPTTQEIPNQLKAFSRCSHIHQCYPSQVYREMSFTLSVLLLQLLSVSHSVSASVLDASTGNSTVYRNRLKGSTISSLSLSFSAAHYCFKPDAVSTFILLDVIQKYTLRSGSIELIGQVPNVLVESVMWTRNKDKVADWDKGDMTPTYYPTLDKTELNMDTWALTLSDLQPTCNGQYALQINGIETASSFQLIVLESVSGPNISPNCDLRSCNLTCQGAGIDHTEYSWTDNRGRNERGSVLKVEKTKALDRVYTCNFSNPVSWKTSSVRERELFPPENTDANLHIILGSIVGSILGGAVLIIIAAATGIAVYKKRNEANGEEETRRAQLSQQPLQQQPLQQAIQMSPIKNHTQDGEGDGEDKQHETQKLLSAPEGNRPNGEDAQDGPEPASADEEDCI from the exons ATGGATTTTATGTTGGCACTGACTCTACCGACAACTCAGGAGATTCCTAATCAATTGAAAGCCTTTTCACGCTGTTCTCATATCCATCAGTGTTATCCTTCTCAG GTATATCGGGAAATGAGTTTTACTCTGTCCGTACTGCTGCTTCAGTTACTGTCTGTGAGCCACTCAG tatctgcttCGGTTTTGGATGCTTCAACTGGAAACTCTACAGTGtataggaacagattgaaagggtctacaatcagctccctctccctctcattctcagcAGCTCACTACTGCTTTAAACCTGATGCTGTTTCAACATTCATCCTTTTAGATGTCATCCAAAAATACACTTTGAGGAGTGGTTCTATTGAACTCATTGGACAGGTCCCAAATGTGCTTGTTGAGTCAGTCATGTGGACACGCAACAAAGACAAAGTTGCAGATTGGGATAAGGGAGACATGACGCCAACATATTATCCTACATTAGATAAGACTGAACTCAACATGGACACATGGGCTCTGACCCTCTCTGACCTGCAGCCTACATGTAATGGTCAATATGCACTTCAGATCAATGGTATAGAAACAGCCTCGTCTTTTCAACTGATTGTACTAG AATCTGTTTCTGGGCCAAACATCAGCCCAAACTGTGACCTGAGGAGCTGCAACTTGACCTGTCAAGGAGCAGGTATTGATCACACTGAGTACAGCTGGACTGATAACCGAGGGAGAAACGAGAGAGGATCTGTGCTTAAGGTGGAGAAGACTAAGGCACTCGACAGGGTCTACacctgcaacttcagcaatccAGTGAGCTGGAAAACAAGCagcgtcagagagagagagctgttccCTCCAG AAAATACAGATGCTAACCTGCATATCATCCTGGGATCTATCGTGGGATCTATCTTGGGCGGGGCTGTCCTGATAATCATAGCTGCAGCAACTGGAATTGCAGTGTACAAAAAGAGAA ATGAAGCAAATGGAGAGGAAGAAACTAGGAGGGCCCAGCTGTCACAACAGCCATTACAACAACAGCCACTACAACAAGCAATTCAAATGTCACCAATtaaaa ATCACACTCAGgatggagaaggagatggagaagaCAAACAACATGAAACCCAGAAGCTCCTGTCAGCACCTGAGGGAAATAGACCTAATGGAGAAG
- the LOC121700756 gene encoding uncharacterized protein LOC121700756 isoform X3 has product MDFMLALTLPTTQEIPNQLKAFSRCSHIHQCYPSQVYREMSFTLSVLLLQLLSVSHSVSASVLDASTGNSTVYRNRLKGSTISSLSLSFSAAHYCFKPDAVSTFILLDVIQKYTLRSGSIELIGQVPNVLVESVMWTRNKDKVADWDKGDMTPTYYPTLDKTELNMDTWALTLSDLQPTCNGQYALQINGIETASSFQLIVLESVSGPNISPNCDLRSCNLTCQGAGIDHTEYSWTDNRGRNERGSVLKVEKTKALDRVYTCNFSNPVSWKTSSVRERELFPPENTDANLHIILGSIVGSILGGAVLIIIAAATGIAVYKKRNEANGEEETRRAQLSQQPLQQQPLQQAIQVNAML; this is encoded by the exons ATGGATTTTATGTTGGCACTGACTCTACCGACAACTCAGGAGATTCCTAATCAATTGAAAGCCTTTTCACGCTGTTCTCATATCCATCAGTGTTATCCTTCTCAG GTATATCGGGAAATGAGTTTTACTCTGTCCGTACTGCTGCTTCAGTTACTGTCTGTGAGCCACTCAG tatctgcttCGGTTTTGGATGCTTCAACTGGAAACTCTACAGTGtataggaacagattgaaagggtctacaatcagctccctctccctctcattctcagcAGCTCACTACTGCTTTAAACCTGATGCTGTTTCAACATTCATCCTTTTAGATGTCATCCAAAAATACACTTTGAGGAGTGGTTCTATTGAACTCATTGGACAGGTCCCAAATGTGCTTGTTGAGTCAGTCATGTGGACACGCAACAAAGACAAAGTTGCAGATTGGGATAAGGGAGACATGACGCCAACATATTATCCTACATTAGATAAGACTGAACTCAACATGGACACATGGGCTCTGACCCTCTCTGACCTGCAGCCTACATGTAATGGTCAATATGCACTTCAGATCAATGGTATAGAAACAGCCTCGTCTTTTCAACTGATTGTACTAG AATCTGTTTCTGGGCCAAACATCAGCCCAAACTGTGACCTGAGGAGCTGCAACTTGACCTGTCAAGGAGCAGGTATTGATCACACTGAGTACAGCTGGACTGATAACCGAGGGAGAAACGAGAGAGGATCTGTGCTTAAGGTGGAGAAGACTAAGGCACTCGACAGGGTCTACacctgcaacttcagcaatccAGTGAGCTGGAAAACAAGCagcgtcagagagagagagctgttccCTCCAG AAAATACAGATGCTAACCTGCATATCATCCTGGGATCTATCGTGGGATCTATCTTGGGCGGGGCTGTCCTGATAATCATAGCTGCAGCAACTGGAATTGCAGTGTACAAAAAGAGAA ATGAAGCAAATGGAGAGGAAGAAACTAGGAGGGCCCAGCTGTCACAACAGCCATTACAACAACAGCCACTACAACAAGCAATTCAA